TTTGGCATTCACTTTCGACACTGGTTACCTTCTTCATTGTGATGTTGTTGTTCGCGCTGATTTTTAAAGTCCTGCCCGATGCCAAGGTTGCCTGGCGCGACGTCTGGGGCGGTGCATTCCTGACTGCCGCACTCTTTTCAGTCGGCAAATTGGCCATCAGTTTGTATCTGGGCCGTAGCGGGCTGGCTTCGGGCTATGGTGCCGCGGGCTCGCTCGTCGTGCTGATCGTTTGGGTCTACTACTCCTCGCAGATTCTCTTCTTCGGTGCCGAGATCACCCACGTGATCGCCCGCCGACGCAATAAAAAGATCGAACCGACGGAAAACGCCGTGCTTGTGGCCGAGAAAGATTGAACATGAATAAGACTTCGCTACCTGTCAGCATTTTCAACGATGTGATCGGCCCGGTGATGCGCGGGCCTTCCAGTTCGCATTGTGCCGCGGCCCTGCGGATTGGCCGCTTGGCGCGCGATCTAATGGGGCAACAGTATGAGGAGGTCCTTGTCGAGTTCGATCGGACTGGTTCTTTGCCAACCACGCACGAAAGCCAAGGCTCGGACATGGGACTTTTTGGCGGACTGATGGGCTGGGAAGCGGACGATGAGCGACTTCCTGATTCGGGCCAGCATCTAAGTGCCGCCGGTGTGCAGGTGCGAATCGAAACGGTCGATGTGGGCGACGAACATCCGAATACCTACCGCCTGACTTTGCGAAACGGCGAGAAAACTCACTTCCTCCGCGCTATCTCGACCGGCGGCGGCATGATTGAAGTGCTGGATATCGACGAGTTCGCGGTATCCATGTTCGGCGATTATCACGTCACGCTGTTGTGGTTGAAGCAAGACGGAGCGCGGTGCCGGGAGCAAATTGTTGCCGCAAAATGTGCAGCTGTTGATGTAGTTCACCTGCATGAGAGTTCTGGCGGGCAACTGTTGGAAGTGCGTGGGACACGTTTCTTGCCTGCTGCATTGCTCGGCGAATTACAGCAGGCTTTTGCCATTCAAGAAGTGCAGCAGCTTGCGCCGGTCTTGCCAATTCCTTCTTTCGCCGGGATGCGCGTGCCGTTTAACTCCTGTGCCGAGTTGCTCCGTGTCGATGCCGGCCGGGGACTGTCGCTCACGCAGCATGCAATCGATTTTGAAATGCAACGGAGCGGGCTTAGCGAGGAGGCTGTCGTCGAGAAGATGATTGGCATCGTTCGCATTTTGCGCAAATCTATTCAGCAAGGCATTGCCGGAACCACCTACGATGATCGAGTCCTGCCGCCACAGTCGCCCGAATTCCAGAAGCAGTTGCAGGCAGGCAATTTGCTTGATGGCGGCGCGCTCAACAAGATCGTGCTCTATGTTTCGGCACTCATGGAAGTAAAAAGTTCCATGGGCGTGATTGTGGCCGCTCCCACTGCCGGCGCGTGCGCTGCGCTCCCAGCAGCGATCATCGCCATTGCCGAATCACAGGGAAAAACTGAACGCGAAATGGCCGAAGCGCTCCTCGCCAGCGGGCTGATTGGCGTGTTCATTGCCGCGCACTGGACGTTCGCTGCCGAAGTGGGTGGTTGTCAGGCCGAAGGGGGCTCCGCAGCCGCGATGGCGGCAGCGGCTCTTGTCACCTTAGGTGGCGGAACACTGCCACAAGCAGTTGCAGCCGCTTCGATGGCCATGCAGAGCATGATCGGGCTGATCTGTGATCCTGTTGCGAACCGCGTCGAGGTTCCTTGCCTCGGTAAAAACGTTATGGCCGCTACCAACGCCCTGGCCTGCGCGAATATGGCGATTGCAAACTTCGATCCGGTAATTCCGTTCGACGAAGTGGTAGCCACTGCCAAGCGCGTTGCTCTGCAGATGCCGCGCGAGCTGCGGTGCACCAATCTTGGCGGCTTGTCGATTACGCCGACATCGATCGCGCTCGAAGCTCAACTGGCAACCCGCAAATCTGCAGGGTGCGGCTCCGGGTGTGGTTGCGGGATCGCTCCGATGGCTTCGCTCGTATCACTGAATAAGTAATGCCCTCGGCAATCAATTGAGTAGAAGTTCTGGGCAGCGACTTTGCCGCTTGTAGGGGTCGCACCACTTGCGCGTTGGCAAGCTGAGTCGATTCTCGCGGGTCGTACGGTTCACGCGGTTGGTGTGACAAGGTTGCGGCCTTCTGACTGCTATCAAAACCTCCGAATGCTTAAAGCGCAGCAGGGTTCACGTCGAATGAATCCCCTAGTAGGGCCTTTTGTAGACGCGTTGGAACGGGCAGCAAGGACGCAATCACTCGAAGGACTCGGGGCTCAACCGTAACAACCGTCAGGGTTCAACGCCGCACGCGGAAAAGTTTCACTTTTTGGTGTGCTGCGATTTGCGACCTAGGGTTCTTTGACTCACGGTTCGTTAATTCGATGGTGATGACGGTTGACTTGAACAGCCAACGTGCCAACCGCGCAGCCAATGCCGATTTCCGGAACCTTGTTCTTCCGGCTAAGGCTTCACAAGGTTCACACAGTACATAAGGGTGCAATGGCATGAGCCGTATTAACACGAATGTCAGTTCTTTGATCGCTCAAAAGACCCTGTCGCGGTCGAATGGGCAGTTGCAGGAAGCTCTGAGCCGGTTGAGCACGGGTGTGCGAATCAACTCGGGCAAAGATGACCCGGCCGGTTTGATCGCGAGCGAAAACCTCCGCCGCGACATCACCTCTTCGCAACGCGCTATCAGCAACACCGAGCGGGCCACGCAGCTCATCTCGACCGCTGACTCGGCTCTTGGCCAGATCAGCAACCTGCTGAACGACATTCGCGGTCTGGTAACTGAAGCAGCCAACACCGGTGTGCTCAGCGACGAACAGATCGCTGCTAACCAGCTGCAAGTCGACAGCTCGCTCGAAGCCATCGACCGCATTGCTCAAGTCACGACCTTCCAAGGTCGCAAGCTGCTCGACGGCAGTCTCGACTTCATCAAGACGACGACTTCGGGTGCCAACTCGGTGGTCGACCTCAACATTCAAAAGGCCAACCTGGGTGCCACGGGTTCTTTGAACGTCTCGATCGACGTCACGGCCGCCGCGACACAAGCCTCGGTTACGGCCAATGCCACTGCGATCAACTACGGCGCCGGAGCTGCTGCCAGCGGTTCGATTACGTTGCCGACCGTCACGACCCCGCAATCACAAGCTTCGGGCAATTTGAATCTGACCGGCGCTGCTGGACAGATCAGCATTCAGGCCGTGAACGGCGGTGCTGCTCAAGGTGCCCTTGGCAATGCAACCGACGTGACCATTCAAGCCGCGGCTGATGTGGCTCAAGCGACGGGCAATGTCTCGCTCGCCAGTTCGGGTGCGGTGATTAGCGTTACCGCGACTGCTGGTGGTGCTGCAGACGGTACGGTTGGCAATGCGACCGACGTGACCATCCAAGCGGCTGCTGGCATCGCCCACGCATCGGGCACGCTGGCCCTCACGAATGGTTCGATCAACATCTCGGCCGCTTCTGGTGGTCCTGCTCAAGGCGCCACGGGCAACGGTGTGAACATCGTCATCACGAATGTCGGCGGCACGACCACTGCTGCTTACGATTCGGGCACCAACACGTTGACCATCGATGTCGCGACTGGCGACGACGTCGACGCCATTAGTGCAGCGATTGACGGCACTGCAGCTTTCGTTTCTTCGGTGGCCTCAGGTAGCGGCGGCCTCTTTGACGCCGGCGATGTTGACCCCGGTATCACGGGCCTGCTCACCGGTGGTAACAACGGTACGACGAGCGCTTCGTACGACGCCGGCACGAATGTCATCACCGTGAATGCGGCTCTTGGAGCCACGGTTACAAGTTTGGCGAATGCCATCGATGGCCTGGCCGACTTTAGTGCGATCTCGACGTTCGGCGGCGGCAACACCTATCAACAAGCGGACAACGGCACTGACCCGAACGCGCTGTCCGGTGGCAACAACGGCACGACTTCGGTCAGCTACAACGCAACCAGCAACCTCATCACTGTGAATGCTGCAGTGGGTGCGACGGTTGGTGCAATCGCCTCGGCCATTGATGGCTTGGCCGACTTCAATGCTTCGGCCGTGCTGGGCAGCGGCAACTCGCTGACCGGTGCCGACTACACGACGACCAACAACCTGTTGTCGGGTGGTGCTAATACTGTCAATGCGAACGACGTGATCACCATCACATCGAACACTGATGGCGCTGCCTTCAACGGCACGCTGACCTTCGCCTCCAATGGCTCGGTGGCTGCCAACGGCGTGAGCGTGACCCAGACTGGCCCGAACATCACTGTCAACCTCAACAACACCTCGACTTACGATGTCGATGACCTGGTCACTGCGATTCAAGGTCAGCTGAGCGGTTACACGGTCACCCGCACGGGCTCGGCTGGCGACGGCAGCTTTGTTGCAGGTTCCGAAACCTCGTCGACCACGGCCCTGACCGGTGGTACGAACGACACTGGTACCGGCCTGGCTGCCGACCTGGTCTTCAAACTGTCCGGTGCGACCGGTTCGCAAGTGTTCAGCTTCACGGCTGGCAACACGCTGACGAACATCATCGACAGCATCAACCTGGTCTCGGATGCGACTGGAGTCTCGGCTTCGAACAACGCCGGCACGCTGCAACTCAACTCGACGGCCTATGGCAGCGACGCCTTTGTCGATATCGACGTCCGCAGCGAAGGCTCCGGTGGCTTGTTTGCCGCCGGGCTGAGTGCGACCCGCGTTTCGGGTTCGGATGCGGTGGCCACGATCAACGGTACTCAAGCCAATGCTTCGGGTAATCGCTTGTCGATCAACACCTCGTCGCTCGAACTGAACCTGACCCTTTCGAACGGCAGCAGCACCGATGTGAACTTCACCATCAGTGGTGGTGGTGCGGTGTTCCAACTCGGTCCAGACGTCGTCAGCACGCAGCAAGCCCGCATCGGCATCAGCAGCGTGAACACCGCCGACCTGGGTGGTACGAATGGTCGCTTGTTCGAACTTCGCTCGGGCAGTGCCAAGGATCTGCAATCGGATACGACCGGTGCCGCTCGCGTCGTCGACGAAGCGATCAACAAAGTCACTTCGCTCCGCGGTCGCTTGGGTGCGTTCCAACGTACGACTCTCGAAACGAATATCGCTTCGCTGTCGGACACGCTCACCAACCTGACCCAAGCCGAAAGCTCGATTCGCGACGCTGACTTCGCCGCTGAATCGGCCAAGCTGACACGGGCTCAAATTCTGGTGCAATCGGGTACTTCGGTGCTGCAGATCGCCAACCAGAATCCTCAGCAAGTGTTGTCGCTCCTCCGTGGTTAAGCCTCGGTAGGTCGATCGACTGAGTCAAAATCATAACCGCCGGCTTGAGACGATTTCTCTAGCCGGCGGTTTTTTCATGCGCTCATTCCGACCTGTTTTTCTTTCCCTCCCAGCGCGGAACTGCCGATCTTAAACGATGAGGCAAAGTCTCCGGCCGTGCGCACGCTAGCAACAGGCTAGCCGCGACGGCAGACTTCGCTCCCCGCAACTCACGAGCTTCGCATGGGTCGGATTACTTCCAGCGTCGGTCTAGCGACCGGCATCAACATCGAAGACACGGTCAATAAACTGATCGAGTTGTCGGCGAAGCCGCGCGAACTGGCGTCCGCTCGCAAGGTCGCGATCGGTACTCAACAAGCGGCCATTACAGACCTGACGGCGGTGACGCTTGGTGTGCAGTTAGCCGTGCGCCGTTTGAAGAACGCCAGCATCTTCACCAAAAGCACAATCACCAGTAGTTCGACGGCGCTGACCGCGGTTACGACCGGTGCCGTGGCCGCCG
Above is a window of Anatilimnocola aggregata DNA encoding:
- a CDS encoding L-serine ammonia-lyase, iron-sulfur-dependent, subunit alpha — its product is MNKTSLPVSIFNDVIGPVMRGPSSSHCAAALRIGRLARDLMGQQYEEVLVEFDRTGSLPTTHESQGSDMGLFGGLMGWEADDERLPDSGQHLSAAGVQVRIETVDVGDEHPNTYRLTLRNGEKTHFLRAISTGGGMIEVLDIDEFAVSMFGDYHVTLLWLKQDGARCREQIVAAKCAAVDVVHLHESSGGQLLEVRGTRFLPAALLGELQQAFAIQEVQQLAPVLPIPSFAGMRVPFNSCAELLRVDAGRGLSLTQHAIDFEMQRSGLSEEAVVEKMIGIVRILRKSIQQGIAGTTYDDRVLPPQSPEFQKQLQAGNLLDGGALNKIVLYVSALMEVKSSMGVIVAAPTAGACAALPAAIIAIAESQGKTEREMAEALLASGLIGVFIAAHWTFAAEVGGCQAEGGSAAAMAAAALVTLGGGTLPQAVAAASMAMQSMIGLICDPVANRVEVPCLGKNVMAATNALACANMAIANFDPVIPFDEVVATAKRVALQMPRELRCTNLGGLSITPTSIALEAQLATRKSAGCGSGCGCGIAPMASLVSLNK
- a CDS encoding flagellin N-terminal helical domain-containing protein, with the translated sequence MSRINTNVSSLIAQKTLSRSNGQLQEALSRLSTGVRINSGKDDPAGLIASENLRRDITSSQRAISNTERATQLISTADSALGQISNLLNDIRGLVTEAANTGVLSDEQIAANQLQVDSSLEAIDRIAQVTTFQGRKLLDGSLDFIKTTTSGANSVVDLNIQKANLGATGSLNVSIDVTAAATQASVTANATAINYGAGAAASGSITLPTVTTPQSQASGNLNLTGAAGQISIQAVNGGAAQGALGNATDVTIQAAADVAQATGNVSLASSGAVISVTATAGGAADGTVGNATDVTIQAAAGIAHASGTLALTNGSINISAASGGPAQGATGNGVNIVITNVGGTTTAAYDSGTNTLTIDVATGDDVDAISAAIDGTAAFVSSVASGSGGLFDAGDVDPGITGLLTGGNNGTTSASYDAGTNVITVNAALGATVTSLANAIDGLADFSAISTFGGGNTYQQADNGTDPNALSGGNNGTTSVSYNATSNLITVNAAVGATVGAIASAIDGLADFNASAVLGSGNSLTGADYTTTNNLLSGGANTVNANDVITITSNTDGAAFNGTLTFASNGSVAANGVSVTQTGPNITVNLNNTSTYDVDDLVTAIQGQLSGYTVTRTGSAGDGSFVAGSETSSTTALTGGTNDTGTGLAADLVFKLSGATGSQVFSFTAGNTLTNIIDSINLVSDATGVSASNNAGTLQLNSTAYGSDAFVDIDVRSEGSGGLFAAGLSATRVSGSDAVATINGTQANASGNRLSINTSSLELNLTLSNGSSTDVNFTISGGGAVFQLGPDVVSTQQARIGISSVNTADLGGTNGRLFELRSGSAKDLQSDTTGAARVVDEAINKVTSLRGRLGAFQRTTLETNIASLSDTLTNLTQAESSIRDADFAAESAKLTRAQILVQSGTSVLQIANQNPQQVLSLLRG